One Nostoc punctiforme PCC 73102 DNA window includes the following coding sequences:
- a CDS encoding DUF4912 domain-containing protein has product MAKERPPLEEMTLRQLRRVASEYSISRYSRMRKSQLLASILEVQRSKTLLSPSRSLEAQETVEAAKFELGQEDRTGGSLADVDEGLADLPSGYGESRIVLLPRDPQWAYTYWDIPNEHKEELRRQGGQQLALRIYDVTDINIEYQSPHSIQEYPADELAREWYLPVPVSDRDYVIDIGYRAADGRWLVLARSTRVHIPPVYPSDWIEDVFITVNFEEDLRGKTQYELVPPAKKIAATTNGNAVNTNGNPIYDQIFGLAESAEALRVAGSIFGSQHQVPGSARPEQALSSYIFPSGVGMWAVPTVSGLTASGAGMSGVGFSASAVPVRPRQFWLIADAELIVYGATEPDATVTIGGRPIQLNPDGTFRFQMSFQDGLIDYPILAVAADGEQTRSIQMKFNRETPSRNTNTKEEAVLEWFS; this is encoded by the coding sequence ATGGCAAAAGAACGCCCGCCCCTAGAGGAGATGACCTTACGGCAACTACGAAGAGTTGCCAGCGAATATAGCATCTCTCGCTATAGCCGAATGCGTAAATCACAATTGCTGGCATCAATTTTAGAAGTCCAGCGAAGCAAAACTTTGCTCAGTCCATCTCGTTCATTGGAGGCACAGGAAACCGTGGAAGCTGCTAAGTTTGAATTAGGTCAGGAAGATCGTACAGGTGGATCTCTAGCTGATGTTGATGAAGGACTCGCAGATTTGCCTTCTGGCTATGGTGAAAGCCGGATTGTCCTCTTACCACGCGATCCACAGTGGGCTTACACTTACTGGGATATCCCCAATGAACATAAAGAGGAACTGCGCCGCCAAGGTGGACAACAACTCGCGCTACGGATTTATGATGTCACTGACATCAATATCGAATACCAAAGCCCCCACAGCATTCAAGAATATCCTGCTGATGAACTAGCTAGAGAATGGTATCTACCAGTTCCAGTTAGCGATCGCGATTATGTGATAGATATCGGCTATCGTGCTGCTGATGGTCGCTGGTTAGTATTAGCTCGTTCTACTAGAGTACACATTCCCCCCGTCTATCCTTCAGACTGGATTGAAGATGTCTTCATCACTGTCAACTTTGAAGAAGATTTGCGCGGTAAGACTCAGTACGAACTAGTTCCCCCCGCCAAGAAGATTGCAGCTACCACTAATGGTAATGCTGTGAATACCAACGGCAATCCTATCTACGACCAAATCTTTGGTTTAGCCGAATCTGCCGAAGCGCTACGAGTTGCTGGTTCTATCTTCGGTTCTCAGCATCAAGTACCAGGTTCAGCGCGTCCTGAACAAGCCCTTAGTTCCTACATTTTCCCATCTGGTGTGGGTATGTGGGCAGTTCCCACTGTCTCAGGCTTAACCGCTTCCGGTGCAGGAATGTCAGGTGTTGGCTTCTCCGCTTCCGCCGTCCCAGTGCGTCCGCGCCAGTTCTGGTTAATTGCCGATGCTGAATTGATAGTTTACGGTGCAACCGAACCCGATGCTACCGTAACCATTGGCGGCCGTCCAATTCAGCTAAATCCAGATGGGACATTCCGCTTCCAAATGTCCTTCCAGGATGGTTTAATTGACTATCCGATTCTGGCTGTAGCTGCTGATGGTGAGCAAACTCGGTCAATTCAGATGAAATTTAATCGTGAGACACCATCTCGGAATACTAACACTAAAGAAGAGGCTGTTTTAGAATGGTTCTCTTAA
- a CDS encoding phosphodiester glycosidase family protein: MLTKKLFLLFISIIGASLLSGCQQIEANPVPKASKTCPGKDPKFSIDFFKTNNQGKKNSRGINNVIIFNPKSAELDFKVNVGLSHKLYAKDARGKLRKEYIPKQFHELIGDENAKLNGQLPIAAINADYIDTDNQPQGLNVSRGIEYSGAFKNKRSSFGISGGTPNQRQATIQAGRRKNDILNYNLVGGNGRFYRQGNFKDICQDLGEFACKNATNRSLAAITTQGYVILLVNDLKANSEIELSQLNQELLPDMFDNVLQGIASNNCLGNIQEGILFDGGMSPGLYYNQKTYVENLGPIGSVFLIYKK, from the coding sequence ATGTTAACCAAAAAATTATTTTTGTTATTTATCTCGATAATTGGTGCAAGCTTGTTATCAGGTTGTCAACAGATTGAAGCAAATCCAGTCCCCAAAGCATCTAAAACTTGCCCTGGCAAAGATCCTAAATTCAGTATTGATTTTTTTAAAACCAATAATCAAGGTAAAAAAAATTCCAGAGGTATTAACAATGTAATTATTTTTAATCCCAAATCAGCAGAATTAGATTTCAAAGTTAATGTTGGTCTATCTCATAAACTCTACGCCAAAGATGCCAGAGGTAAGCTGCGTAAAGAATACATTCCAAAACAGTTTCATGAACTCATCGGTGATGAGAATGCCAAATTAAACGGACAGCTACCAATTGCCGCAATTAATGCCGACTACATAGATACTGATAATCAGCCACAAGGTTTAAATGTCTCTCGTGGTATAGAGTATTCAGGAGCGTTTAAAAACAAGCGTTCTTCCTTTGGGATATCAGGAGGTACACCTAACCAGAGGCAGGCTACTATCCAAGCTGGTAGAAGAAAAAACGATATTCTCAATTACAATTTAGTAGGCGGTAATGGCAGATTTTATCGTCAGGGTAATTTTAAAGATATTTGTCAAGATTTGGGAGAATTTGCTTGTAAAAATGCAACTAATCGCTCTCTAGCAGCTATCACTACTCAAGGCTATGTAATACTATTAGTTAATGACTTGAAAGCTAATTCAGAGATTGAATTATCTCAACTTAATCAAGAGTTACTGCCAGATATGTTTGATAATGTCCTACAAGGCATTGCTAGCAACAACTGTTTAGGTAATATTCAAGAAGGAATTTTATTTGATGGAGGTATGTCTCCAGGATTGTATTATAACCAGAAAACTTATGTAGAAAATCTTGGGCCAATTGGTTCAGTGTTTTTGATCTATAAAAAATAA
- a CDS encoding XRE family transcriptional regulator, with the protein MNFNVYDPCVSRLVAKQPNIGKLICALRQGLNMSKERFAAEFSVTSLTINPWEMEM; encoded by the coding sequence ATGAACTTTAATGTATATGACCCGTGTGTAAGCCGACTTGTGGCAAAGCAACCTAATATTGGCAAACTAATTTGTGCCCTACGGCAAGGGTTAAATATGTCTAAAGAAAGGTTTGCAGCCGAGTTTAGTGTTACTTCCCTAACAATTAACCCTTGGGAAATGGAGATGTAA
- a CDS encoding ATP-binding protein: protein MKNESTSASNADVNFLIGGGEMGARMREWDWSKSSLGPTQQWPQSLKTAVRIMLTCRQPMFVWWGEELINLYNDPYKAIIGGKHPEALGQPASCVWREIWDQIGPRAESAMLKNEGTYDEALLLIMERNGYPEETYYTFSYSPVPNDQGDTGGIICANTDDTQRIIGERQLALLRELAARTADARTFDQACTLSANCLESNPYDLPFAMIYLVDPDEQQVFLTGTCRIGQNHVAAPETVDLDSDCVWPFAEVIETHQAKLISDLEVSFSSLPCGIWERSPHQAIAVPIAPSGQTGKAGILIAGLNPFRLFDDNYKRFIDLVAAQIAASIANAQAYEEERKRAEALAELDRAKTVFFSNVSHEFRTPLTLMLGPLEETLANCATLLPAHEREQLEMVQRNGLRLLKLVNSLLDFSRIEAGRVQASYEPTNLATFTAELASVFRSAVERAGMELSVNCPSLPAPVYVDREMWEKIVLNLLSNAFKFTMTGKIAVSLQWANDHIEFAVKDTGIGIPAEEIPHLFKRFHRVKGAQGRTFEGSGIGLSLVQELVQMHGGTVKVTSVLGAGSCFTISIPTGYAHLPPARISAPRTLASTALGATPYLEEALRWLPEEERETRGGGDKGSVAKEFSLSPYTLIPLSSSSARILLADDNSDMRDYVKRLLSQQYEVESVADGLAALDSARGRVPDLVLTDVMMPGLDGFGLLQELRANPQTKKVPIILLSARAGEEARVEGLEAGADDYLIKPFSARELLARVEAALKMAHLREEAMQREQGLRIEAEVAKAHLETVLAGIQDQFFVLDREWHYTFVNDRVAEVVGIQKEELLDRIIWELFPDVAKSEFYTQVHRAMAEQTVVQFEYFYPAWQRWFENRVYPFGEGVSIFVTEISDRKQAEKALRESEEQFRNMADNAPFMVWVTDTNNYCTYLSRSWYDFTGHNEETSLGFGWLNAVHPEDCDEVRNIFLEASKRCEAFRMEYRLHRKDGEYRWTINAANPWFGVDGQFKGYIGSVIDITERKTAEAERDRLLELEQVARTEAETANRIKDEFLAVLSHELRSPLNPILGWARLLQTREFQPAEIKKAIATIERNAKLQAQLIEDLLDVSRILQGKLNLKMFPVNLVLVIEAGLETVRLAAEAKDIQIQTMLDASLGQVLGDSDRLQQVIWNLLSNAVKFTPEEGKINIQLERIDSQAQITVSDTGKGISPEFLPHVFEYFRQADGTTTRRFGGLGLGLAIVRHLIELHGGTIWAESLGEGQGAIFRVRLPLIKKELTPKQQINIDPINASSTTEILTGIQILVVDDDDDTREFHTFVLEQAGAKVMAVASAKEALQALAESEPDILLSDIGMPETDGYMLMRQIRALQLKQAKQIPAIALTAYAGEINQQQAIASGFQRHLSKPVEPDELVKAIATLIGRNG, encoded by the coding sequence ATGAAGAACGAGTCAACGTCAGCAAGCAACGCCGACGTAAATTTCCTTATCGGCGGGGGTGAAATGGGTGCTAGGATGCGAGAATGGGACTGGTCAAAAAGCTCCCTTGGCCCAACACAGCAGTGGCCACAGAGTTTAAAGACTGCCGTGCGAATTATGTTGACTTGCCGCCAACCTATGTTTGTTTGGTGGGGCGAAGAACTCATAAACCTTTATAATGACCCTTATAAGGCTATTATTGGCGGCAAACATCCAGAAGCACTTGGGCAGCCAGCTTCCTGCGTGTGGCGGGAAATATGGGATCAGATTGGCCCTCGAGCAGAATCAGCGATGTTGAAGAACGAGGGTACTTATGACGAAGCGCTGCTACTAATTATGGAGCGCAACGGCTACCCAGAAGAAACCTATTATACTTTTTCATATAGCCCAGTTCCTAATGACCAAGGCGACACAGGTGGAATCATTTGTGCCAATACAGATGACACTCAGCGCATCATTGGTGAACGTCAGTTAGCACTTTTGCGCGAACTAGCGGCTAGGACAGCAGACGCGCGGACATTCGATCAAGCCTGTACACTAAGTGCAAATTGTCTGGAAAGCAACCCTTACGATTTGCCTTTCGCAATGATTTATCTGGTCGATCCAGATGAGCAACAAGTTTTTCTAACTGGAACGTGCCGTATCGGGCAGAATCATGTAGCAGCACCTGAAACAGTCGATCTCGATTCTGATTGCGTTTGGCCATTTGCAGAAGTGATCGAAACGCATCAGGCAAAACTGATTTCTGATTTGGAAGTATCTTTTAGTAGCTTACCTTGTGGTATTTGGGAGCGATCGCCCCATCAAGCGATCGCAGTGCCAATTGCACCATCCGGTCAGACCGGAAAAGCTGGTATATTAATTGCTGGGTTGAATCCCTTCAGGCTATTCGACGATAACTATAAAAGATTCATTGATTTAGTTGCGGCTCAAATTGCAGCCAGCATTGCCAACGCCCAAGCTTACGAGGAAGAACGCAAACGCGCCGAAGCTTTGGCAGAACTCGATCGCGCTAAAACTGTATTTTTCAGCAACGTCAGCCACGAGTTTCGTACCCCTCTAACCCTGATGTTGGGGCCATTAGAGGAAACCTTAGCTAATTGTGCCACCCTGCTGCCAGCCCACGAACGAGAGCAGTTAGAAATGGTGCAACGGAATGGACTCCGCCTCCTAAAACTGGTCAACAGTCTGCTAGATTTCTCGCGCATCGAAGCCGGAAGGGTTCAAGCTTCTTATGAACCCACCAATTTGGCCACTTTCACCGCAGAACTAGCTAGTGTATTTCGTTCAGCAGTAGAACGTGCAGGGATGGAATTATCAGTCAATTGTCCTTCCCTTCCAGCACCAGTGTATGTAGATCGGGAAATGTGGGAAAAGATTGTTCTTAACCTGCTCTCGAATGCCTTCAAGTTCACGATGACTGGAAAAATCGCGGTAAGCTTGCAGTGGGCAAACGACCATATTGAGTTTGCAGTCAAAGACACAGGAATCGGTATCCCAGCAGAAGAAATTCCCCATCTTTTTAAACGATTCCACCGCGTCAAAGGGGCGCAAGGACGAACTTTTGAAGGGTCAGGAATTGGATTATCACTGGTGCAAGAATTGGTGCAAATGCATGGCGGAACAGTCAAAGTAACGAGTGTTCTAGGAGCAGGTAGTTGCTTTACTATATCAATTCCAACGGGATATGCTCATTTGCCTCCAGCCCGGATTAGCGCCCCTCGAACCTTAGCTTCAACTGCATTAGGTGCAACCCCCTATTTAGAAGAAGCTCTGCGTTGGCTACCCGAAGAGGAAAGGGAGACAAGGGGAGGGGGAGACAAGGGGAGTGTTGCAAAGGAATTCTCCTTGTCTCCTTATACCCTTATCCCCCTGTCCTCTTCCTCTGCCCGAATTCTTCTGGCTGACGATAATTCAGATATGCGTGATTATGTCAAGCGGCTGTTAAGTCAGCAGTATGAGGTGGAATCAGTGGCGGATGGTTTAGCGGCTTTGGATTCTGCCCGTGGGCGTGTCCCAGACTTGGTACTGACGGACGTAATGATGCCTGGATTAGATGGCTTTGGACTGCTGCAAGAATTACGGGCCAATCCGCAAACGAAAAAAGTTCCCATCATTCTGCTGTCGGCGCGGGCAGGGGAAGAGGCACGGGTGGAAGGTTTAGAAGCGGGAGCCGATGATTACTTAATTAAACCGTTCTCGGCTCGGGAATTGTTAGCACGGGTGGAGGCAGCCCTAAAAATGGCTCATCTCCGCGAGGAGGCAATGCAACGAGAGCAAGGGCTACGCATTGAAGCTGAGGTCGCAAAAGCACACTTAGAAACTGTCCTCGCTGGCATCCAAGACCAATTTTTTGTGTTGGATCGGGAGTGGCATTATACTTTTGTCAACGATCGCGTAGCAGAAGTTGTGGGCATCCAAAAGGAAGAGTTGCTAGATCGGATCATTTGGGAACTGTTTCCAGACGTGGCCAAAAGCGAGTTTTATACCCAGGTTCATCGGGCGATGGCAGAACAGACAGTTGTTCAGTTTGAATACTTTTATCCTGCTTGGCAACGCTGGTTTGAGAATCGCGTCTACCCCTTTGGTGAAGGAGTAAGCATCTTTGTTACAGAGATCAGCGATCGCAAACAGGCAGAGAAAGCACTTCGTGAAAGCGAAGAACAGTTCCGCAACATGGCTGACAATGCCCCCTTCATGGTTTGGGTAACAGATACCAATAACTACTGCACCTATCTGAGCAGAAGCTGGTATGACTTTACCGGTCACAACGAAGAGACGAGTCTGGGATTTGGCTGGTTGAACGCCGTACATCCAGAAGATTGCGATGAGGTTAGGAATATTTTCCTGGAAGCTAGCAAGCGTTGTGAGGCTTTCCGTATGGAGTACCGCTTGCACCGCAAAGATGGCGAGTATCGCTGGACGATCAATGCTGCTAATCCTTGGTTTGGTGTGGACGGTCAATTTAAAGGTTACATTGGCTCAGTGATTGACATTACAGAACGCAAGACAGCAGAAGCCGAACGCGATCGCCTCCTGGAACTTGAACAAGTTGCTAGAACTGAAGCCGAAACAGCCAACCGGATTAAAGATGAGTTTTTAGCGGTACTTTCCCATGAATTGCGATCGCCTCTCAATCCCATTCTTGGTTGGGCAAGACTCTTACAAACCCGTGAATTTCAGCCAGCAGAGATCAAGAAAGCTATTGCAACCATCGAGCGGAATGCTAAATTACAAGCTCAACTAATTGAAGATTTGCTTGATGTCTCTCGGATATTACAAGGCAAGCTCAATCTGAAGATGTTTCCCGTCAACCTAGTGCTGGTGATTGAGGCGGGATTGGAGACAGTACGTTTGGCAGCAGAGGCTAAAGATATTCAAATTCAGACAATGCTAGATGCTTCTTTGGGGCAGGTTTTAGGTGATTCCGATCGCTTACAACAAGTAATCTGGAATCTGTTATCGAATGCCGTCAAATTCACTCCTGAAGAAGGAAAAATTAATATTCAACTGGAACGCATTGATTCTCAAGCTCAGATTACCGTCAGCGACACAGGTAAAGGAATTAGCCCTGAATTTCTCCCTCATGTATTTGAATATTTTCGTCAGGCTGATGGCACAACAACCCGAAGGTTTGGTGGTTTGGGGTTAGGGTTAGCAATTGTCCGTCATTTGATAGAATTACATGGTGGTACGATTTGGGCAGAAAGTTTAGGGGAAGGGCAAGGAGCTATTTTTAGAGTTAGGCTACCCCTGATCAAAAAAGAGTTAACCCCAAAACAACAGATAAATATTGACCCTATAAATGCTTCTTCTACAACTGAAATTCTTACAGGCATTCAAATCTTAGTTGTAGACGATGACGATGATACCCGTGAGTTTCATACATTTGTGCTAGAACAGGCTGGGGCAAAGGTAATGGCTGTGGCATCCGCAAAAGAAGCACTGCAAGCATTGGCAGAGTCAGAACCAGATATTTTGCTCAGTGATATTGGAATGCCAGAGACAGATGGCTATATGCTAATGCGCCAAATTAGAGCATTGCAGCTAAAGCAAGCTAAACAGATTCCTGCGATCGCTTTAACTGCTTATGCTGGAGAAATCAACCAGCAACAAGCAATCGCATCAGGATTTCAAAGGCATCTGTCTAAACCCGTTGAACCAGATGAGTTAGTCAAGGCAATTGCAACTCTGATTGGTAGGAATGGCTGA
- a CDS encoding ATP-binding protein, producing the protein MNLNELVQQVIGTLTIAQPQSEVEFHIPQPLKSVQCDRAQINELFSNLISNAIKYNDKPQKWVEIGCVERNGESKSYLATSLFSSFAYFASLAVAKKFTLTKR; encoded by the coding sequence GTGAATCTGAATGAGTTAGTGCAGCAGGTAATCGGCACTTTGACCATTGCCCAACCACAAAGCGAAGTCGAGTTTCACATTCCTCAACCCCTAAAAAGCGTTCAATGCGATCGCGCTCAGATTAATGAACTCTTTAGCAACCTAATCAGCAACGCCATTAAGTATAATGATAAACCCCAAAAGTGGGTTGAAATTGGTTGTGTTGAAAGAAATGGCGAAAGCAAATCTTATTTAGCGACAAGTCTCTTCTCTTCCTTTGCGTACTTTGCGTCCTTAGCGGTTGCTAAAAAATTTACTTTGACAAAGCGTTAA
- the xseB gene encoding exodeoxyribonuclease VII small subunit, with the protein MVKRKGASSSEEGWNYEAKVAEIEGIITRIEAGELELEAVFEQFASAVEYLRQCESFLQQRQQQVDLLIETLSEE; encoded by the coding sequence ATGGTTAAACGTAAAGGTGCTTCTAGTTCTGAGGAAGGTTGGAATTATGAGGCGAAGGTTGCTGAAATAGAGGGAATTATTACTCGCATTGAGGCGGGTGAGTTGGAATTGGAAGCGGTGTTTGAGCAATTTGCCAGTGCTGTTGAGTATTTGCGTCAGTGTGAAAGTTTTTTGCAGCAGCGACAGCAGCAGGTGGATTTGTTGATTGAAACATTAAGCGAAGAGTAG
- the xseA gene encoding exodeoxyribonuclease VII large subunit: MTFDLPDSLILDTALSVSGLTDYIRLLLEQDEQLRQVWVTGEVSSANHHRSGLFFTLQDTDRTAGIKCVVWNSQLPKLAQMPVAGEQIIILGSIRLYPQRGEYQLSVWQTLPAGVGLQALRYQQLKNRLLAEGLFDAQRKRSLPIHPQTIAVVTSPTAAAWGDIQKTLKQRYPGLHVLFSPATVQGEQAPESIVKAIERVERDGRAEVLILSRGGGAVEELACFNDERVVRSLASCSIPVITGIGHQRDESLADLVADVCVHTPTAAAEMVVPSLSELYTEHRQRVVALHEAVHDSGENAENKLQVLRNRLRRLRLDRQVQQEVEKLAWKRQHLVQITMGRSQQAAQHLELLRQKLATLDPKAVLQRGYAVVRREDGAIARSAAELAVGEDLLIQLGQGRVKVKVIEVNVDA, from the coding sequence ATGACTTTCGACCTTCCCGACTCTTTGATTCTCGATACAGCGCTTTCAGTATCTGGATTAACTGACTATATCCGTTTGCTGTTAGAGCAAGATGAACAATTGCGGCAAGTTTGGGTAACTGGCGAAGTCTCCAGTGCTAACCACCATCGCAGTGGTTTATTTTTCACGCTGCAAGATACCGATCGCACTGCCGGAATTAAATGTGTGGTATGGAATAGCCAATTGCCAAAACTCGCCCAAATGCCAGTTGCCGGTGAGCAAATAATTATTTTGGGTAGTATTCGCCTATATCCACAACGGGGAGAGTATCAGTTATCAGTTTGGCAGACTTTACCTGCTGGTGTTGGGTTACAGGCGTTGCGCTATCAACAACTAAAAAATCGCTTGCTGGCTGAGGGGTTGTTCGACGCGCAAAGAAAGCGATCGCTCCCCATCCACCCCCAAACGATCGCTGTTGTCACTTCACCAACGGCTGCTGCTTGGGGTGATATTCAAAAGACTCTCAAGCAAAGGTATCCAGGTTTACACGTTTTATTCTCTCCCGCGACAGTACAAGGTGAGCAAGCACCAGAATCTATCGTCAAAGCAATTGAGCGAGTGGAAAGAGATGGACGCGCCGAAGTGCTAATTTTATCGCGGGGTGGTGGCGCGGTGGAAGAGTTAGCTTGCTTTAATGATGAACGAGTGGTGCGATCGCTTGCTAGTTGTTCTATTCCGGTAATTACTGGGATTGGCCATCAACGAGATGAATCTTTAGCAGATTTAGTTGCAGATGTATGTGTGCATACACCCACTGCGGCAGCGGAAATGGTTGTGCCATCACTTTCAGAGTTGTATACTGAACATCGGCAGCGAGTTGTGGCTTTACATGAGGCGGTGCATGACTCTGGGGAAAATGCTGAAAATAAACTGCAAGTATTGCGGAATCGTTTGCGACGTTTGCGGTTAGATCGGCAAGTACAGCAGGAGGTGGAAAAGCTAGCTTGGAAGCGTCAGCATTTGGTGCAAATTACGATGGGGCGATCGCAGCAAGCAGCGCAGCATTTAGAATTATTACGGCAAAAATTAGCAACTCTTGACCCGAAAGCAGTGTTGCAGCGTGGTTATGCGGTGGTGAGAAGAGAAGATGGGGCGATCGCTCGTTCGGCGGCGGAGTTGGCTGTGGGAGAAGATTTGTTGATTCAGTTGGGGCAGGGTAGGGTTAAAGTGAAGGTTATAGAAGTAAACGTAGACGCATAG
- a CDS encoding type II toxin-antitoxin system RelE family toxin: MAKLDGLATVLDFLNGLQPKIAAQIAKKVLALNVEPLPSDSEQLSGYQGLYRVDSGEYRIIYRYFPDRDLIEVILVGKRNDDVYKRLKRLLG, from the coding sequence ATGGCGAAGCTTGATGGTCTAGCAACTGTTCTTGATTTTCTGAACGGTTTACAGCCTAAAATAGCAGCACAGATTGCAAAAAAGGTTTTGGCTTTGAATGTTGAGCCTTTACCCTCTGATAGTGAGCAGCTATCTGGTTATCAGGGTTTATATCGAGTTGATAGTGGTGAATATCGAATTATTTACAGGTATTTTCCCGATCGCGATTTAATAGAAGTGATTTTAGTCGGTAAGCGCAATGATGATGTCTACAAAAGATTGAAGCGTTTACTCGGTTAA
- a CDS encoding type II toxin-antitoxin system Phd/YefM family antitoxin translates to MSKIVKMSMQTYTLTDARNKHGEVFDKATTEPVLLTKQSRPSHVIISAESYQKLMNRLEELEDMVFGQAAEVALSQSKMIGTEAFTSALKHLANGEA, encoded by the coding sequence ATGTCTAAAATAGTCAAAATGTCTATGCAGACCTATACTCTCACAGATGCTCGTAACAAACACGGTGAGGTTTTTGATAAGGCTACTACTGAGCCAGTTCTACTCACTAAACAATCACGGCCTAGCCATGTGATTATTTCAGCCGAGAGCTACCAAAAATTAATGAATCGGTTGGAAGAATTAGAGGATATGGTTTTTGGTCAAGCTGCTGAAGTTGCTCTGAGTCAGTCTAAAATGATTGGTACAGAGGCTTTTACATCTGCATTAAAGCATTTAGCTAATGGCGAAGCTTGA
- the recA gene encoding recombinase RecA, whose translation MAINTDTSGKQKALTMVLNQIERSFGKGAIMRLGDATRMRVETISSGALTLDLALGGGLPKGRVIEIYGPESSGKTTVALHALAEVQRNGGIAAFVDAEHALDPTYAAALGVDIDNLLISQPDTGESALEIVDQLVRSAAVDIVVIDSVAALVPRAEIEGDMGDAHVGLQARLMSQALRKITGNIGKSGCTVIFINQLRQKIGVTYGSPETTTGGNALKFYASVRLDIRRIQTLKKGTDEYGNRVKVKVAKNKVAPPFRIAEFDIIFGKGISTLGCVVDLAEETGIIIRKGAWYSYNGDNISQGRDNAIKYLEEKPEFAEEIKKLVREKLDKGAVVSANSVAKASEEDEEEEVDLEPEE comes from the coding sequence ATGGCTATCAACACCGATACTTCTGGCAAGCAAAAAGCGCTGACTATGGTGCTCAACCAGATTGAGCGCAGCTTTGGTAAAGGAGCAATTATGCGCCTGGGCGATGCCACCCGGATGCGGGTGGAGACAATTTCCAGTGGGGCGCTTACCCTAGATTTAGCATTGGGTGGTGGTTTACCCAAGGGGCGGGTAATAGAAATTTATGGGCCGGAAAGTTCCGGTAAGACTACAGTAGCGCTACATGCGCTCGCCGAAGTGCAAAGAAATGGCGGTATTGCTGCCTTTGTTGATGCTGAACACGCCCTAGACCCTACTTATGCTGCTGCATTGGGTGTAGATATTGACAATTTGCTGATTTCCCAACCTGACACTGGCGAATCAGCTTTAGAAATTGTCGATCAGCTTGTTCGCTCTGCTGCGGTTGATATTGTAGTTATTGACTCAGTAGCAGCACTGGTTCCCCGCGCTGAAATTGAAGGCGACATGGGTGATGCCCATGTTGGTCTACAAGCGCGATTAATGAGCCAAGCTCTACGTAAAATTACGGGTAATATTGGTAAATCTGGTTGTACCGTAATTTTCATTAACCAGTTGCGGCAAAAAATCGGTGTTACTTACGGTAGCCCAGAAACTACTACTGGTGGTAACGCATTGAAATTTTACGCTTCGGTGCGCTTGGATATTCGTCGGATTCAAACCTTGAAAAAAGGTACAGATGAATATGGTAATCGCGTTAAGGTCAAAGTCGCCAAAAATAAAGTAGCGCCGCCTTTTAGAATAGCGGAATTTGACATTATTTTTGGTAAAGGTATTTCTACCTTGGGTTGTGTTGTTGACCTAGCAGAAGAAACTGGCATTATTATCCGCAAAGGAGCTTGGTATAGTTACAACGGCGATAATATCTCCCAAGGACGAGACAACGCCATTAAGTATCTAGAAGAAAAGCCTGAATTTGCTGAAGAAATTAAGAAACTGGTGCGTGAAAAGTTAGATAAAGGCGCTGTTGTTTCTGCTAACTCCGTAGCTAAAGCCAGTGAAGAAGATGAAGAGGAAGAAGTTGATTTAGAGCCAGAAGAATAA